The Hippocampus zosterae strain Florida chromosome 2, ASM2543408v3, whole genome shotgun sequence genome contains the following window.
ctagctacttcttccagctctccccgggggatcccgagtcgttcccaggcaagctgggtgacagtctctccagcgtgtcctgggtcttcctcggggtttcctcccggtgggacatgaccagaacacctcaccggggaggcgctcaggaggcatccgaatcagatgcccaagccacctcatctggctcctctcgatgtggaggagaagcggctcgactctgagcccctcccggatgactgagcttctcaccttatctctaagggagagcccggacaccctgcggagaaaactcatttcagccgcttgtatccgggatctcgttctttcggtcacgacccatagctcgtgaccataagtgagggttgggacgtagatcgaccggtaaattgagagcttcgccttttggctcagctccttcttcaccacgacagaccgatacaacgtccacatcacagcagacgctgcaccgatccgcctgtcgatctcccgctccctcctacccccactcgtgaacaagaccccaagatacttgaactcctccacttgcggtaagatctcctccccgacccggagggggcactccacccttttccgactgaggaccatggtttcagatttggaggtgctgattttcatcccaaccgcttcacactcggctgcgaaacgctccagtgagagttggagagccccgtttgaaggagccaacagcaccacatcatctgcaaaaagcagggatgcaatactgaggcccccaaaacggaccccctcaacgcttcggctgcgcctagaaattctgtccaaaaAGGTTATGAagagaatcggcgacaaagggcagccttggcggagtcctacccccactggaaacgattccgacttactgccggcaatgcgaaccaaactctgacatcggtggtatagtgaccgaacagcccgtatcagggggttcggtaccccatacccacgaagcaccccccacagaactccccgagggacacggtcaaacgccttctccaagtccacaaaacacatgtagactggttgggcgaattcccacataccctcaaggaccctgctaagggtgtagagctggtccactgttccatggccgggacgaaaaccacactgctcctcctcaatctgaggctcgacttcctgacggaccctcctctccagcacccctgaatagaccttaccagggaggctgaggagtgtgatccctctgtagttggaacacaccctccggtccccctttttaaaaagagggactaccaccccggtctgccaatccagaggcactctccctgttgaccatgcgatgttgcagaggcgtgtcaaccaggacagccccacaacatccagagccctgaggaactccggccggatctcatccacccctggggccctgccaccgaggagctttttaaccacatcagtgacttcaaccacagagataggagagcccacctcagagtccccaggctctgcttcctccaagggaggcgtgttggtggagttgaggaggtcttcgaagtactctgcccaccggttcacaacgtcccgagtcgaagtcagcagcgccccatccccactgtacacagtgttagtggtgcactgcttccccctcctgagacgtcggatggtggaccagaatttcctcgaagccgtccggaagtcggcttccatggcctcacagaactcttcccacgctcgggtttttgcctcggcgaccaccgaagccgcggcccgcttggccaatcgatacccgtcagctgcctctggggtcccacagggcataaaggctcgataggactccttcttcagcttgacggcatggGCAAGGGAAAGGGATTGTAAacacagtgagcaggaaataccttcaacagcattctagattgtttctttcaagtgtctgaacaaacacaacgcCATCACATAACACCTTAACCATCAAACCTAACTAAAAAGAGATGATTGTTACAAGGACGCCAAGCTACGCTGTGAGCGTGGGAAGGTTAtacagcagtggtcaccaacatggtgcccgcggaagtgaagaccacttgagtagcccgccagtgcctggacattgtgatttgctagtagaaattatgatttaaaaatgcaaacattggcagtactgtgagacatttcgaaacacgatcaaagtctgacaatttaaatcatcaagtattaaaaataacacatcctcatattattgaaggtattttggacaaatatgttatttcagacgtgtatcaatttggtagcccttcacacaatcggtacacatgaagttgctctcaccctcaaaaatgttggtgacacctgttatacagcatgactaaatatgagcagaatacagacttcagtgtgaatgtttttttgactCTATATTTGCCCTCCAACTGACTTGCGACCAACTTAGCGTGTCGTCTGCCTTCcatccgaagtcagctgggatatgctccagcaactccccgtgtCAAAAAATTATAATCTTCCTACAGTGGCTACTTAGGCATTTTATTCAACGTTAAATCTTGAAAAGGTCTCGCCCCGCCTCACTTCTCTGAGCTCTTCCACCTGGACGTACCTGCCTGGTGCCTCAGGACAGCACACCAGACACTAGTGGAAGAGCCTCAGAGTATCCACAAGCCTTTTCCGCCGCCGATACCTCCCTTTGGAATGACATTCCGTTAAAATATaggcagaacaaaaacaaaacattttagtcTTTGATTGGCTTTTCAATCTGTGTGAGACTCTGCATTGTTTAATTGTGTTTGCTGTTTTAggcttttaatttattgttatCACTGTTATTGCTTTTATACGTGTGTTTATATGTGTGTTTGGTTTATGTACAAAACATTGCCTGCATCtgaggtgtatatatatatattttttctttatacAAAACGTTGAGGTAAGTTGAGAAGTTAAACCACACGGTGAATTATTATGACTAGGGACTATATTACGAGTGTAAAAAGTTTTGGAAACCATTGATTTGGAGTGATTCAATAAACTAGTCAAGAAATGGCGAGTGCAAAGTTTTTCCAAGCCATTTGTGATGTGACTGTGACGCTGTCTCGCCGCACGGTGGCGCTCACTAAAaaagaagtagaagaaaaagaaagaagaaaagcgaCAACTCCCATCTCACTCATGACGTCACCACACCACAATGGCGTTGGACGGGAACGGGTCGTGTTCCACCTCGTCTTCGGAGGACCAAAGCgagaaaaaaacatcagtttCATTCGGTTTCGCTAAAACATTGAGCAAATTCAAACCTCCGAGTGGCAACGCCCTGACAAAGAAAGATGACATCGATTATCTGACCGGAATCACCAAGAATGAATTGCAGAGGTAGGCTAATGCTAgccatgttttgtttgaaaCGCTGGATTACAAAAAATCACTTGTACATTATCACTTTGAATTTGGGTGacgtattattattgttatttttgtggTTGATATTATTTAGAGTTAGAAATCCGCCAAGTATAAATTCGAACGTGAGCCACACCTCTGGGACTCGCTAACGTGTGATGTTTCTAGTACGAAGCTATCTGAAGAGCCAACGGAACTTGTCATCCCATTGATTCTGAAAAACCGCTGGCGCGACCCCCACCAAGACAACCAGACCCTTGGAAGTGGAGACAAAATTTGCAAATCGACTCAACTCAATGGCGATGGAAGTGGAGACAAAACTCACGAGAGTGACTCCGTGGAGGCTCAAGCGGTCAAAGAGCTTATTGAAGGTGTGTTTACATGAAAAGCATCAACACTTGGCACCCTGTATTTAGACCAAGTGGAAAAGTATTCACactttttatttaacagaagTGGACAGAGTAGACCAAAATTGTACTCAAGTAAGTGTGCTGTTAGTTTTGTAAGTATATTTTGATAAAGTAAGTAGTTAATATAAGAGCTGATATATATTTTCAATCATAGAGTATAAACGGTTGTTAGACGAATGAAGACTCAAGTAAAATATAcgtaatatacagtatgttgcacatttgacaataaagttgtacttgatacttgacttATTGTTTGCTCGTGGTAGATTCAAGGCGGAAGCTGGAAGAGTTGCAGTCGGAGGCTCATCTCAACCTAACCATCCCCCTGTTGGCGCAAAACAAGGTGCCTGATGGCTTTGAGGATGGTGACCATTTAAATGTGGAGCTGCGGCCAGATCCTGTAAGTAGATGGATTGAGCACAGTCAAAATGATCAGGCAGCTACCCCCACCCACTCACCACCACCTTTAGATTGTGCATGTGTACTTAATGTTGTGACTGGTAAATTGAGCTGGTTCTAAATTTAATCaattaatagagcaaaaggacATTCTTCAGTTTTAAACTCAGGTATGAGTGATTTCAGAAGGAGCTTTTGACCGAACAATCACACTATCTTTGTACGCAATCTATTGGTATCCAGTACAAGACCACGGGCTGGATGGTTAATTGGGATGCCCAATATTTATCAGaccatataaataaaacaaaacaaacacactttaaAAGCAAAAGTCCCTTGTTTAAGTCGGGGATGTAAAGTGATGtgtaaagtaataataataataataatacattttatttataagcgcctttcaagacacccaaggacactttacaataacaaaaaacacaaaacaatacgggttgagcagcggcagccaaaagtgTAGGTAATTAGGAGAAGTTGCAGCTTAATTGGCATTGCGTCTGTTCCCATTGATGTAATTATTGCAGGTTAAAGGCAGTACGGAACaggcgtgattttttttaattaaaaaatttgaaaatagaGGGGTCAACAGTATCACGGATGTTTGGGAGAGGATTCCAAAGGGTGAGGGTGGCAACAAAGGATGCTCTGTCACCCGAAGTACGATATCTGGTCCTTGGGATGATCAGGAAGTTATTGTCAGAGGAAAAGAGGGTCCACAAAGTGGTGTAGGGGTAGAACGAGTATATAAGCTAGGTGGGGGCCTGGGTATGGAGGGCTTTATGGGTGAGTGGgagaattttgaatttgatgcagtAAGGGGTTGGCACCCAATGAAGGTTCTTGAGGATAGACATGATGTGGTCACGATAACTTGTGTGGAGGTGGGTGGCGGTgttttgaatgtacagtattgaaGTGTGCTGAGGagattggggggcgggggtcgtATAGGATGCTGTTTTACTGTAGTCAGTGCGAGGTGTGATAAAGGCAAAGATGAGGATTTCTGCTGCAAGGAAAGAGAGAGAAGGGCAAAGGCAGGCAATATTCTTCAGGTGATATAAAGCTGTTTTTGTCACTTCTTGAATGTGTTGGGAGAAGGTAAGATTGTTTGTTGTCCATGATAAGTCCAAGGTTCCGACAGTGGTGTGAGAATGAAAGGGTCTTGCGTTGCTGAGGTGAGGGTTTAATTCTCAGCTGTTATTTCACTGCTTTTTATAAATGTTCTAAGTTTGTACCATGGTGCCATTTCCtattttttgtcttcctttAAAATGATAGAAAATAACTGACCTGTTTTGTCAACCGTTGCTTTTTGCAAAGTTGTTGttaaagtaaaacattttgCAAATTTCTCTTCAGTCACTGTCTtcgcattatgtgaaattgaaattgtgaaatgctAACTGAGACAACAGTACATCAGCAAATATGGTCATGCTGTACCGAACCCAAAAAAGTGCGACCAAATCGATGCTGGTGCCACCAGCTGAAATAGTGTACAGTCCTGCTGATAGAGGTGGTGGGGgcttgtttaactcattcactcccaaagacgtttttatacgtcttttcaaacttggtccagaattggctggtactgaatgagttatggTGGTACTGAGTGTGGCTGAGAAGTTTTGGGGTTTGATGGCTGCAATGTTCATGAAGGATATGACGTGTTTTTCTCTTGGAATGGAGGTGGTAAGGTGGATGCAAAAAATGATTGCCAGGTGGTCAGAGATGTCGGGGCAGAACTTGAGACTGGTGAGTTGTTTCATGGTGAGACCGGTGGAGCAGACGAGAATAAGTGAAAGTGTTAACAGTCGAGGTGGTCCAGGAAGTTAGAGGCgtgtttgcagtttttgttgtcAATATTACACCATTCATTTGTCCTCGAACCATCAGAGATTAAAACCTCTCTGAGTATCAACCAAAATGCAAAATTTCAGCTTTTGTGAAGGCAGAATATATGATTGTGCAAATGGTCAAAATGTGACTGATCGATTGTATGTGTCTTACAGTCGACAGAAGAAGATTATGAGCGAGTTCCTGTTGAAGGCTATGGACTGGCCATGCTGAAGGGGATGGGCTGGAAGAAAGGGGAAGGCATTGGCCGCACCTTTAAACAGTAAGTcttcttcccctttttttcatTGCAAGTTTTGGGGAATTCGATAATATTACAAACATGGATGAAATGTCAGCATACCCCTATTTAAATACAAATaactattattcattcattcatttatcttccgaaccgcttgatcctcactcgggtcgcggtgggtgctggagcctatcccagctatctccgggcagtaggcgggggacaccctgaatcggttgcaagccaatcacagggcacacagagacgaacaacgatccacgctcacactcacaccaagggacaatttagagtgttcaatcagcctgccacgcatgtttttggaatgtgggaggaaaccggagcacccggggaaaacccacgcaggaccggggagaacatgcaaactccacacagggaggccggagctggaatcaaacccagtacctctgcactgtgaagccgacgtgctaaccactggactaccgggacacCCTAAATAACtattaataatataaatatgatATGAATATCTAAAAGTGAATTGGTGGCCCGGGCTCCCAAGCTGGTGAGAAACCCTAGTTGGTGGGGCTCAAACGTTGCACTGTTACACCAATACCGAACCCACAGATAAAAATAGGCTcgataaacttttttttgtgggtgtacATTCCCCTCCAAAGATATAGGAATGGCAAGGTGAAttactttgtttgttgttgttttttttgtactctgAAGACATTTGAGTTTCAGATCAAATGATGAATATGAGACAAAAGTTAATAATActagtttttatttcatgatgaaaaaaaattgcagacaGATTTCGATCCAGTCGAGCAGATTGTGTAAGTCTAGTTCAAACTGTGCATAGTGTAAGAGTGGCGTAAagcttttttacatttttgcaatTCTGTTGTTTTTAGTCATTATGGTGGCACATAATGGAGAGCTAATTTTTCAGATGATACTCTAGTTTGCAAGAACAAGTGGACTAGCATGAGTCCTCCTTTTCAAGTTATATCCAGCAGTAATGaacgatttttttctgtaacAGAGATGTGAAGCCATATGAATACAAGCCCCGTGTCATCGGCTTGGGTCTCGGGGCGGATCGCTCGGCCATCAAGGATCTGGAGCCCAGAAAACGTCGGCGCCCGCCTAAGCCTGGCGAGGAGCGCGacaaggaagaagaggaggagcaccTGGTTTTGGGGCGCGGCGGATGCGTGCTGCTGGAGTCGGGGGCGCATAAAGAGCGCTACGGAAAGGTCAAATAGAGTTTTATCATTTCCACAAGAAGACGCAAAACAAGCTCCTTTGACCCCCGTTCTGTCCTGTGCAGATTGAAGCTCTGGACACGGACAATGCTCGCGTTTTGGTGAAGTTGGCGATTGGCGGTGATGTGGTTTCAGTTCATCAGTATGCTGTGAAACTGGTCAAGCAGAAGGAATACGACAGATACGGCAAAGACCTCAGTAAGTGGCGACGGAATTAGCCCATTCGTTTTCGGGGTCGGCACAGGAGTCACAAGAATAGGAATTATTTTGCTGATTTTTGCCTTTAATTAGTGCAAAGTCACATTACATCAATGAATCAACAACTAATTGGTTTTTAAATTAATCAACAAATATCAGGCTTTCGGTGGATAACAAAAAAGCATTACAAGTCATTCAGTGGAGTTTGCGAAAATTAAGTCCTTACTTAAATGGCATtaaaagatgtattttgttgttttgatgttttacaccgcagcaaattgtgtggagtgttcacacgtacaaagccgctgagcgtgtcagcaccggcacagcgtcggtgcagccccacttgcgttcacacggcagtatctgcagtggagcaaaacgacagaaaacaaatgagctgttgtgttggttctttttaaaacgtatacacaactcaagcgactactggaaaGGCACGTCCTTccccttctcggtctccgtgccttctgctcgagagtgaccgcccccgaaaacgtaaatcaacgatgacttcattgacactcagaaaagcaaacacgtaatgctccaaacagaaaatcaagagaggaaatcacaaaataaaattatatggggggcgggggcttgtgaacacacaacaaaggaacaaactacacaaacaactcggacagtccagtctcctccaaaaggaaagatgttaccagccaagtcttgtgtcgttattaaacaaacacatgacggaagtccgacagagcacgaaagcaacgcattcttgccgtacgtaatcaactcttcacaagcatttgctctggagcaaatttttaaaccacctccccaaggtggatcaaatttggtccggtgtaaggtgggccggagctaatttgcacatcaaaacgctctactggggcagccccggcgtagcactggaccaaatcttgccgtgtgaacacccctatagctAAATCCTGTCAATGGTAACATGACGTATTTAATTTAGCAACTCCAGAAGATCGCTCATGTAGCATCATCTGTTTTATTTCTAGCTCGTCTGCTGGAAAACTGCATCAGTAATGACAATGtgcaaacaaaataaaggcTGACAGCATTGTGCAAAGGAGGCCAGTCACACGATTTAACGTGAACACGTGATTTAAGTcacgaaacatttttaaaaatttggttAGTGGTGTTAATTAATGCTATCATTTTAATAATCTGGCCCACATACTTAGGAGCGCAATCGTAAATGCGTTTGACACCAACCGTGACATACATGACATACTGCTCAGTCTGGATATTTTGGTCAGGACTATGctgaatatataatattttccACAACAACCTTAAATTTTGCAAAAGCCTGGTTCATTCCTGTTAATTCTCATGGAACGTTTCCACCTATGAAAAATCATGGTTTCTCTCGAGAGggattggactctctttcactctggagttgctcacggtgagaggcgcagagcaggtgtgggcatgctcattgcccccggctcagtgcctgtacatttggggttcacaccggtggacgagagggttgcatccctccgcctgcgggtggggggacgggtcctgactgttgtttgtgcatatgcaccaaacagcagctcagcatacccaccctttttggagtccttggagggtgtgctggagagtactcctgctgggggacttcaatgctcacgtgggcaatgacagtgagacctggaggggcgtgattgggaggaacggccccccgatcagaactcgagtggtgttttgttattagacttctgtgctcaccacggattgtccataacgaacaccttgctcaaacataagggtgtccaaatgtgcac
Protein-coding sequences here:
- the gpkow gene encoding G-patch domain and KOW motifs-containing protein isoform X2 yields the protein MALDGNGSCSTSSSEDQSEKKTSVSFGFAKTLSKFKPPSGNALTKKDDIDYLTGITKNELQSTKLSEEPTELVIPLILKNRWRDPHQDNQTLGSGDKICKSTQLNGDGSGDKTHESDSVEAQAVKELIEDSRRKLEELQSEAHLNLTIPLLAQNKVPDGFEDGDHLNVELRPDPSTEEDYERVPVEGYGLAMLKGMGWKKGEGIGRTFKQDVKPYEYKPRVIGLGLGADRSAIKDLEPRKRRRPPKPGEERDKEEEEEHLVLGRGGCVLLESGAHKERYGKIEALDTDNARVLVKLAIGGDVVSVHQYAVKLVKQKEYDRYGKDLSRLSKAHKTKVKEERDERQRQEDRKGRHTDEVKSSERDGGKDDRKRKHRESGHDREKPPEKEARQAKAPPCWLQRDLKVRFVDKDFKGGKYYNSKMRVEDVLTPSTCICRTEDGRLIDDVKQDMLETIVPKSEYDAIMVVLGDHRGQHARVCRWAVFCSGTRTSAERWSSLRDMKRNSSLWTMTLFVTI
- the gpkow gene encoding G-patch domain and KOW motifs-containing protein isoform X1; amino-acid sequence: MALDGNGSCSTSSSEDQSEKKTSVSFGFAKTLSKFKPPSGNALTKKDDIDYLTGITKNELQSTKLSEEPTELVIPLILKNRWRDPHQDNQTLGSGDKICKSTQLNGDGSGDKTHESDSVEAQAVKELIEDSRRKLEELQSEAHLNLTIPLLAQNKVPDGFEDGDHLNVELRPDPSTEEDYERVPVEGYGLAMLKGMGWKKGEGIGRTFKQDVKPYEYKPRVIGLGLGADRSAIKDLEPRKRRRPPKPGEERDKEEEEEHLVLGRGGCVLLESGAHKERYGKIEALDTDNARVLVKLAIGGDVVSVHQYAVKLVKQKEYDRYGKDLSRLSKAHKTKVKEERDERQRQEDRKGRHTDEVKSSERDGGKDDRKRKHRESGHDREKPPEKEARQAKAPPCWLQRDLKVRFVDKDFKGGKYYNSKMRVEDVLTPSTCICRTEDGRLIDDVKQDMLETIVPKSEYDAIMVVLGDHRGQVGRILQRDKDKCRAMVQLERYEKKLFTLDYDFICHYLGATDHC